One Microbacterium sp. W4I20 DNA window includes the following coding sequences:
- a CDS encoding TetR/AcrR family transcriptional regulator, protein MTEDEARERILSAADELYYRKGYAAVGMDELRAAAGVSLRRLYTLFPAKNDIVTAVLARKHAEWENGLTAAVADAGGDARTRLLAVYGYLEDWFCTDDFRGCAFINAFGELGGTNPEVASIVRTHKASFQEYMTGLVEGAGAPAALAAQLSILAEGAQSTAAISADPQVAVQARDAAEVLIDAAVRSSPVRL, encoded by the coding sequence ATGACCGAAGACGAGGCACGCGAACGCATCCTCTCCGCCGCCGACGAGCTCTACTACCGCAAGGGATACGCGGCCGTGGGCATGGACGAGTTGCGGGCTGCCGCCGGCGTGTCGTTGCGCCGCCTGTACACGCTGTTCCCGGCGAAGAACGACATCGTCACCGCGGTGCTGGCGCGCAAGCACGCCGAGTGGGAGAACGGCCTCACGGCCGCAGTGGCGGATGCCGGTGGCGACGCCCGCACACGACTTCTCGCGGTGTACGGCTATCTCGAGGACTGGTTCTGCACCGACGACTTCCGTGGTTGCGCGTTCATCAACGCGTTCGGCGAGCTGGGCGGGACGAACCCCGAGGTGGCCTCGATCGTCCGCACGCACAAGGCCTCGTTCCAGGAGTACATGACCGGACTCGTCGAGGGTGCCGGCGCGCCTGCGGCTCTCGCCGCTCAGCTGTCGATCCTCGCCGAAGGCGCGCAGAGCACGGCGGCGATCTCGGCCGATCCGCAGGTCGCGGTGCAGGCTCGCGATGCCGCGGAGGTCTTGATCGACGCCGCAGTCCGCTCCTCGCCCGTCCGACTCTAA
- a CDS encoding alpha/beta fold hydrolase — protein sequence MGYITVGDENSTPIELYYEDQGAGQPVVLIHGYPLDGHSWERQTRELLAQGYRVITYDRRGFGQSSKVNAGYDYDTFAADLNTVLETLDLRDVVLVGFSMGTGELARYVAKYGHDRVAKLAFLASLEPFLVQRDDNPEGVPQEVFDGIEAAAKGDRFAWFTDFYKNFYNLDENLGSRISEQAVTGSWNVAIGSAPVAAYAVVSSWIEDFRGDVEAVRAAAKPTLILHGTKDNILPIDATARRFHQAVPDADYIEVEGAPHGLLWTHADEVNAALKDFLAK from the coding sequence ATGGGTTACATCACCGTCGGAGACGAGAACAGCACCCCGATCGAGCTGTACTACGAAGACCAGGGAGCCGGTCAGCCCGTCGTCCTGATCCACGGCTATCCGCTCGACGGCCACAGCTGGGAGCGCCAGACCCGCGAACTCCTCGCCCAGGGCTACCGCGTCATCACCTACGACCGCCGCGGTTTCGGCCAGTCGTCGAAGGTGAACGCCGGCTACGACTACGACACGTTCGCCGCCGACCTCAACACCGTGCTCGAGACTCTCGACCTGCGCGACGTCGTGCTCGTCGGGTTCTCGATGGGCACCGGAGAGCTCGCCCGCTACGTGGCGAAGTACGGTCACGACCGCGTCGCCAAGCTCGCCTTCCTCGCCTCGCTCGAGCCCTTCCTCGTGCAGCGCGACGACAACCCCGAGGGCGTGCCGCAGGAGGTCTTCGACGGCATCGAGGCTGCCGCCAAGGGCGACCGCTTCGCGTGGTTCACCGACTTCTACAAGAACTTCTACAACCTCGACGAGAACCTCGGCTCGCGCATCAGCGAGCAGGCCGTCACCGGCAGCTGGAACGTCGCGATCGGCAGCGCACCCGTCGCCGCCTACGCCGTCGTCTCGTCGTGGATCGAGGACTTCCGCGGTGACGTCGAGGCCGTGCGCGCCGCCGCCAAGCCCACCCTGATCCTGCACGGCACGAAGGACAACATCCTCCCGATCGACGCGACCGCCCGCCGCTTCCACCAGGCGGTGCCGGATGCCGACTACATCGAGGTCGAGGGCGCCCCGCACGGTCTGCTCTGGACCCACGCCGACGAGGTCAACGCCGCGCTGAAGGACTTCCTCGCGAAGTAG
- a CDS encoding siderophore-interacting protein, with the protein MSAETTTTERPTYVLARAEVLAVSRVSPNFVRVTFGGDELFEFCTPGEVFDSRIKLVFPPASGILPPLDRDTGDWWGSYLAVPEEERGSMRTYSVRDLRVDPVTAATEVDVDFVLHLAPGLSGPASRWADAAAVGQELFVVGPRRGVPADAHGGAEFAPGSAPSVVLVGDETAAPAIARILEDAPRDLRGIAFLEVPSAEDVLPIDAPAGVEVRWLPRTAGELHGFEVIPAVLSYLGDADALQEIDLTDVDTEDLLWETPDYSGLGEEIAVTDAPAERYFWIAGESSVVTTLRRHLVKDLGIDRSQVAFMGYWRRGVAMRG; encoded by the coding sequence ATGTCCGCTGAGACCACCACCACCGAGCGCCCCACCTACGTCCTCGCTCGCGCCGAGGTTCTCGCCGTGTCGCGCGTCTCGCCGAACTTCGTGCGCGTCACCTTCGGCGGCGACGAACTGTTCGAGTTCTGCACGCCCGGCGAGGTGTTCGACTCGCGTATTAAGCTCGTCTTCCCGCCGGCATCCGGCATCCTTCCGCCCCTCGATCGCGACACCGGCGACTGGTGGGGCTCGTACCTCGCGGTGCCGGAGGAGGAGCGTGGTTCGATGCGCACCTACTCGGTGCGCGATCTGCGCGTCGACCCCGTGACGGCGGCGACCGAGGTCGACGTCGACTTCGTGCTGCACCTCGCGCCGGGCCTCAGCGGACCCGCTTCGCGGTGGGCGGATGCCGCGGCCGTCGGCCAGGAGCTCTTCGTCGTGGGGCCGCGGCGCGGGGTGCCCGCCGATGCGCACGGCGGCGCGGAGTTCGCGCCGGGAAGTGCCCCGTCGGTCGTGCTCGTGGGCGACGAGACCGCGGCGCCGGCGATCGCCCGCATCCTCGAAGACGCTCCCCGGGATCTTCGCGGCATCGCCTTCCTCGAGGTGCCGAGTGCCGAGGATGTGCTGCCGATCGATGCGCCCGCCGGCGTGGAGGTGCGCTGGTTGCCCCGCACCGCGGGCGAGCTGCACGGCTTCGAGGTCATCCCCGCCGTGCTCTCGTACCTCGGCGATGCCGACGCTCTGCAGGAGATCGACCTGACCGACGTCGACACCGAGGATCTGCTCTGGGAGACGCCCGACTACTCGGGGCTCGGCGAAGAGATCGCGGTGACGGATGCTCCGGCCGAACGCTACTTCTGGATCGCCGGCGAGAGCAGCGTGGTCACGACGCTCCGCCGCCACCTCGTGAAGGACCTCGGCATCGACCGCTCGCAGGTCGCGTTCATGGGGTACTGGCGGCGCGGCGTCGCGATGCGCGGCTGA
- a CDS encoding ABC transporter ATP-binding protein yields MTVSHTLSAEGVTLSYGDRTIIDGLDLQIAPGRITTIVGANGCGKSTLLRSLARLLSPTEGQIVLDGKSVHARPTKEVARILGLLPQSPVAPEGIAVADLVGRGRHPHQKMLARWSAHDYEVVADALEATGTTDLADRSVDELSGGQRQRVWIAMALAQETDILLLDEPTTFLDVAHQIEVLDLLTDLSVSRGTTIVMVLHDLNMAARYADELVAMKEGRVHAIGAPQEVVTASLVEEVFGLANQITIDPVSGKPMVTPIGRHHVR; encoded by the coding sequence ATGACCGTCTCGCACACTCTGTCGGCCGAGGGGGTGACCCTCTCCTACGGCGACCGCACCATCATCGACGGGCTCGACCTGCAGATCGCACCGGGCCGGATCACCACCATCGTCGGGGCGAACGGATGCGGCAAGTCGACGCTGCTGCGCTCCCTCGCGCGTCTGCTGTCGCCGACCGAGGGCCAGATCGTGCTCGACGGCAAGTCCGTGCACGCCCGGCCGACGAAGGAGGTCGCCCGCATCCTCGGCCTGCTGCCGCAGTCACCGGTCGCGCCCGAGGGCATCGCGGTCGCCGACCTGGTCGGCCGCGGGCGGCATCCGCATCAGAAGATGCTCGCGCGCTGGAGCGCCCACGACTACGAGGTCGTCGCCGATGCCCTGGAGGCGACCGGCACGACCGACCTCGCCGACCGCAGCGTCGACGAGCTCTCCGGCGGGCAGCGTCAGCGGGTGTGGATCGCGATGGCGCTCGCGCAGGAGACCGACATCCTGCTGCTCGACGAGCCCACCACGTTCCTCGACGTCGCCCACCAGATCGAGGTGCTCGACCTGCTCACCGACCTGAGCGTCTCGCGCGGCACGACGATCGTCATGGTGCTGCACGACCTCAACATGGCCGCCCGCTACGCCGATGAGCTCGTCGCGATGAAGGAGGGCCGGGTGCACGCCATTGGTGCCCCGCAGGAGGTCGTCACCGCCAGCCTCGTCGAAGAGGTCTTCGGCCTCGCCAATCAGATCACCATCGACCCGGTCTCCGGCAAGCCGATGGTCACGCCCATCGGGAGGCATCATGTCCGCTGA
- a CDS encoding iron chelate uptake ABC transporter family permease subunit, with amino-acid sequence MSTTEHTLDRPTRPAADRVAAIIAGRRSRHRRHGIVSVVLGALVLALLLVSLMIGNTFYPLDEVVRVILGETVPGASFTVGELRLPRAVLAVLVGIGFGVAGVSFQTLLRNPLASPDVIGISEGASAAAVMGIIVFSFNGPLVSLLALGGALATAAVIYALSIRGGFAGTRLILIGIGVAAMLQSVVSYLLSRAPNWDIQVAMQWLTGSLNNASWDRVMPVAIAAAIILPFMLSQGRALGTLQLGDDSAAGLGVRVNITRLLFMLGAVALLAFATAATGPIAFVAFMAGPIAARLTGPGANLLVPSALVGAALVLGSDLVAQFALGTRYPVGVVTGVLGAPYLIYLLVRTNRSGGSL; translated from the coding sequence GTGAGCACGACCGAGCACACCCTCGACCGGCCGACACGCCCCGCTGCCGACCGCGTCGCCGCGATCATCGCCGGCCGACGGTCCCGCCACCGCCGCCACGGCATCGTATCCGTCGTGCTGGGTGCGCTGGTGCTCGCGCTGCTCCTCGTCTCGCTGATGATCGGCAACACGTTCTATCCGCTCGACGAGGTCGTCCGCGTGATCCTCGGCGAGACCGTGCCGGGTGCCTCCTTCACCGTGGGTGAGCTGCGGCTGCCGCGCGCGGTGCTGGCGGTGCTGGTCGGCATCGGGTTCGGAGTCGCCGGCGTCAGCTTCCAGACGCTGCTGCGGAATCCGCTCGCCTCCCCCGACGTGATCGGCATCTCGGAGGGCGCCAGCGCCGCCGCGGTGATGGGCATCATCGTCTTCTCGTTCAACGGCCCGCTGGTCTCGCTGCTCGCCCTGGGCGGTGCGCTCGCGACCGCCGCCGTGATCTATGCGCTGTCGATCAGGGGCGGATTCGCCGGCACCCGCCTCATCCTGATCGGCATCGGTGTCGCGGCGATGCTGCAGAGCGTCGTCTCGTACCTGCTGTCCCGTGCGCCGAACTGGGACATCCAGGTCGCGATGCAATGGCTCACCGGCAGCCTGAACAACGCCTCGTGGGACCGGGTGATGCCGGTGGCCATCGCCGCGGCGATCATCCTGCCGTTCATGCTGAGCCAGGGGCGCGCACTCGGCACGCTCCAGCTCGGCGACGACTCGGCCGCGGGTCTCGGCGTACGGGTCAACATCACCCGGCTGCTGTTCATGCTCGGCGCCGTGGCCCTTCTGGCGTTCGCGACCGCGGCGACCGGACCGATCGCGTTCGTCGCCTTCATGGCGGGTCCCATCGCCGCGCGGCTCACGGGCCCCGGCGCCAACCTCCTGGTGCCCAGCGCCCTCGTCGGCGCGGCGCTCGTGCTCGGCAGCGACCTGGTCGCCCAGTTCGCGCTCGGCACCCGGTACCCGGTCGGCGTCGTCACCGGCGTGCTCGGCGCCCCGTACCTGATCTACCTTCTCGTCCGCACCAACCGCTCCGGGGGTTCGCTATGA
- a CDS encoding iron ABC transporter permease, protein MRRPVVVRTLWLLVGAGVLVVLSILSISFGVREVTVDDIFAALAGQTDTISQAAIVKRIPRTVLAILVGAALALSGATMQAVTRNPIADPGILGVSNGASLAVVCGIAFFGLSNAYGQMAFAIVGAAVAAVFVYAVGSLGRGGATPLKLALAGAATSAALASLIGAIMLPRVDLLQTFQSWQIGGVGGAEWPRIAITAPVLALGALICFLSARGMNSLALGDDMAKGLGEHVFRTRMLSAVGAVILAGAATAIAGPIGFVGLVIPHVCRMLIGTDHRWLLPFSAVAGSALLLASDIIGRVIAPSSEEIQVGIITALVGAPFFIWIVRRTKVREL, encoded by the coding sequence ATGCGGCGCCCGGTGGTGGTGCGCACCCTCTGGCTCCTCGTCGGGGCCGGGGTGCTCGTCGTGCTCAGCATCCTCTCGATCTCGTTCGGGGTGCGCGAGGTCACGGTCGACGACATCTTCGCGGCGCTCGCAGGTCAGACCGACACGATCTCGCAGGCCGCGATCGTGAAACGCATCCCTCGAACGGTGCTGGCGATCCTCGTGGGCGCCGCTCTCGCGCTGTCCGGCGCGACGATGCAGGCCGTGACCCGGAATCCCATCGCGGACCCCGGCATCCTCGGGGTGTCGAACGGAGCCTCGCTCGCCGTGGTCTGCGGCATCGCCTTCTTCGGCCTGTCGAACGCCTACGGTCAGATGGCGTTCGCGATCGTCGGCGCCGCGGTCGCCGCGGTCTTCGTCTACGCCGTCGGCTCGCTCGGCCGCGGCGGCGCGACCCCGCTCAAGCTCGCGCTGGCCGGGGCCGCCACCTCGGCTGCGCTCGCCTCCCTCATCGGGGCGATCATGCTGCCCCGCGTCGACCTGCTGCAGACCTTCCAGTCGTGGCAGATCGGCGGAGTCGGCGGCGCCGAGTGGCCGCGCATCGCCATCACCGCGCCGGTCCTCGCGCTCGGGGCCCTCATCTGCTTCCTCAGCGCGCGCGGCATGAACTCGCTCGCCCTCGGTGACGACATGGCGAAGGGGCTCGGTGAGCACGTGTTCCGCACGCGGATGCTGTCGGCCGTCGGCGCCGTCATCCTCGCCGGTGCGGCGACCGCGATCGCCGGTCCGATCGGTTTCGTGGGGCTCGTCATCCCGCACGTCTGCCGCATGCTGATCGGCACCGACCACCGCTGGCTGCTGCCGTTCTCGGCCGTCGCAGGCTCCGCGCTGCTGCTCGCGAGCGACATCATCGGACGGGTCATCGCGCCGTCGTCCGAGGAGATCCAGGTGGGCATCATCACCGCTCTCGTCGGCGCCCCGTTCTTCATCTGGATCGTCCGCCGTACGAAGGTGCGTGAGCTGTGA
- a CDS encoding iron-siderophore ABC transporter substrate-binding protein, with amino-acid sequence MRTSRLLAIGAAAVLAVGLAACSSTAPQSTASAGGNPASDDAFPVTVEHVYGETTITEKPERVAAIAWANHEVPLALGIVPVGLASASWGDDDGNGILPWVEEKIDELGGEEPVLFNNDDGLDYEAIADTQPDVILAAYSGLTHEEYDQLSKIAPVVAYPKVAWGTSVDEMIEMNSAALGLSKEGDALIEELHADADAALEANSALVDKKVLFAYLDPADLSQIGFYTQIDTRPGYLKSIGLPMPAIVEENADSDQFYLTVSAEEAEKFADVDVFVTYGDDSLIATLQADPLLSKIPAIAEGRIAILPDATPVAASANPSPLSIPWGLSDYLGLLAAPLAK; translated from the coding sequence GTGCGCACCTCCCGTCTTCTCGCCATCGGCGCCGCGGCCGTGCTGGCCGTCGGCCTCGCCGCCTGCTCGTCGACCGCCCCGCAGTCCACCGCCTCCGCCGGCGGCAACCCCGCGTCCGACGACGCCTTCCCCGTCACGGTGGAGCACGTCTACGGCGAAACCACCATCACGGAGAAGCCCGAGCGCGTCGCCGCCATCGCATGGGCGAACCACGAGGTGCCGCTGGCCCTCGGCATCGTGCCGGTCGGCCTCGCCTCCGCCTCCTGGGGCGACGACGACGGCAACGGCATCCTGCCCTGGGTCGAGGAGAAGATCGACGAGCTCGGCGGCGAGGAGCCGGTGCTCTTCAACAACGACGACGGCCTCGACTACGAAGCCATCGCCGACACGCAGCCCGACGTGATCCTCGCGGCCTACTCCGGCCTCACCCACGAGGAGTACGACCAGCTCTCCAAGATCGCTCCGGTCGTCGCCTACCCGAAGGTCGCCTGGGGCACCTCGGTCGACGAGATGATCGAGATGAACTCCGCCGCCCTCGGCCTCTCCAAGGAGGGCGACGCTCTGATCGAAGAGCTCCACGCCGACGCGGATGCTGCGCTCGAGGCCAACAGCGCTCTCGTCGACAAGAAGGTGCTGTTCGCCTACCTCGACCCGGCCGACCTCAGCCAGATCGGGTTCTACACCCAGATCGACACCCGCCCCGGCTACCTGAAGAGCATCGGCCTCCCGATGCCGGCGATCGTCGAGGAGAACGCCGACAGCGACCAGTTCTACCTCACGGTCAGCGCTGAAGAGGCCGAGAAGTTCGCCGACGTCGACGTGTTCGTCACCTACGGCGACGACTCGCTGATCGCCACGCTGCAGGCCGACCCGCTGCTGTCGAAGATCCCCGCGATCGCCGAGGGTCGCATCGCGATCCTGCCGGATGCCACGCCGGTCGCGGCATCCGCCAACCCGTCGCCGCTGTCGATCCCGTGGGGTCTGTCCGACTACCTCGGCCTGCTGGCTGCCCCGCTCGCGAAGTAG
- a CDS encoding cold-shock protein, with the protein MATGTVKWFNAEKGFGFIAPDDGSDDLFAHYSAIAGSGFKELRENQKVEFDAERGPKGMQAANIRAL; encoded by the coding sequence ATGGCCACTGGCACTGTGAAATGGTTCAACGCGGAAAAGGGCTTCGGCTTCATCGCTCCCGATGACGGCTCGGACGACCTTTTCGCCCACTACTCGGCTATCGCCGGCTCCGGTTTCAAGGAGCTCCGCGAGAACCAGAAGGTCGAATTCGACGCTGAGCGTGGCCCCAAGGGCATGCAGGCGGCGAACATCCGCGCTCTCTGA